One genomic segment of Vulpes lagopus strain Blue_001 chromosome 9, ASM1834538v1, whole genome shotgun sequence includes these proteins:
- the CHRAC1 gene encoding chromatin accessibility complex protein 1 isoform X2: MADAVAGRDKCGEPRLVSLPLSRIRVIMKSSPEVSSINQEALVLTAKATELFVQYLATYSYRHGSGKERKALTYSDVSNTAEESETFQFLAGAKVYHDLAQEDICSFVRVCL, from the exons ATGGCGGACGCGGTCGCTGGCAGAGACAAGTGCGGGGAGCCGCGGCTCGTGTCACTGCCCCTGTCCCGCATCCGGGTCATCATGAAGAGCTCGCCCGAGGTGTCCAGCATCAACCAGGAGGCGCTGGTGCTCACGGCCAAGGCCACG GAACTCTTTGTTCAGTATCTAGCCACCTATTCCTACCGACATGGcagtggaaaagaaaggaaagcactcACCTACAGTGATGTATCGAACACTGCAGAGGAGTCGGAGACTTTTCAGTTTCTTGCAG GTGCCAAAGTTTACCATGACCTGGCACAGGAAGACATTTGTAGTTTTGTCAGAGTATGTTTGTAA
- the CHRAC1 gene encoding chromatin accessibility complex protein 1 isoform X1 yields the protein MADAVAGRDKCGEPRLVSLPLSRIRVIMKSSPEVSSINQEALVLTAKATELFVQYLATYSYRHGSGKERKALTYSDVSNTAEESETFQFLADILPKKILASKYLKMLKEKRDEDEEENDSNDGSDGDEAES from the exons ATGGCGGACGCGGTCGCTGGCAGAGACAAGTGCGGGGAGCCGCGGCTCGTGTCACTGCCCCTGTCCCGCATCCGGGTCATCATGAAGAGCTCGCCCGAGGTGTCCAGCATCAACCAGGAGGCGCTGGTGCTCACGGCCAAGGCCACG GAACTCTTTGTTCAGTATCTAGCCACCTATTCCTACCGACATGGcagtggaaaagaaaggaaagcactcACCTACAGTGATGTATCGAACACTGCAGAGGAGTCGGAGACTTTTCAGTTTCTTGCAG atatattacCAAAGAAGATTTTAGCTAGTAAATATCTGAAAATGCTTAAAGAGAAGAGGGACGAAGACGAGGAGGAGAATGACAGCAATGATGGGAGTGACGGGGACGAAGCAGAATCCTAG